In Streptomyces caniferus, one DNA window encodes the following:
- a CDS encoding sugar ABC transporter permease, producing MSDLTKQPAAGEDEATVAAPPADAPQPAAVDPRLLVREQGFTGYLNDFKRRVRGGELGSLPVVIGLIVIAVVFQLKNHSFLSADSLANIGVYTSGLGIMAVGIVFVLLLGEIDLSVGSVAGVGAAVWAVLSVTKGVNDWLAVLIAIVAGVAIGALHGFFFAKIGVPAFVVTLAGFLGWSGLQIWMMGKEGSINTPSGSVVENLTGYYFEDKAAAYGLALIAVLAYAGSLLLDSKRRKAAALPSRPLSEILLRTGVVAVIAFVVAYVLNEPAGARGLPLALVLFLAVLVIADFVVRRTPYGRQIFAVGGNAEAARRAGINVNKIRISVFAISGMLAAFGGLFIASLSGGATKNLGSGNTLMNVIAAAVIGGTSLFGGRGKIWSALLGMLVIQSIQQGLNLLGMASEIQYMITGAVLLAAVVIDSVSRRTQKTAGRT from the coding sequence ATGAGTGATCTCACCAAGCAGCCCGCCGCGGGCGAGGACGAGGCGACCGTGGCCGCCCCGCCCGCCGACGCCCCCCAGCCGGCCGCCGTCGACCCCCGCCTGCTCGTCCGCGAACAGGGCTTCACGGGCTATCTCAACGACTTCAAGCGCCGGGTGCGCGGTGGTGAGCTGGGCTCGCTGCCGGTCGTCATCGGCCTGATCGTGATCGCGGTCGTCTTCCAGCTCAAGAACCACAGCTTCCTGTCCGCCGACAGCCTCGCGAACATCGGTGTCTACACCTCCGGCCTCGGGATCATGGCCGTCGGCATCGTCTTCGTGCTGCTGCTCGGCGAGATCGACCTGTCGGTCGGCTCGGTGGCGGGCGTCGGCGCGGCGGTATGGGCCGTGCTCAGCGTCACCAAGGGCGTCAACGACTGGCTCGCCGTCCTGATCGCCATCGTGGCCGGTGTGGCGATCGGTGCCCTCCATGGGTTCTTTTTCGCCAAGATCGGCGTGCCGGCCTTCGTCGTCACACTGGCCGGTTTCCTCGGCTGGAGCGGCCTGCAGATCTGGATGATGGGCAAGGAAGGCTCCATCAACACGCCGAGCGGCAGCGTGGTGGAGAACCTCACCGGCTACTACTTCGAGGACAAGGCCGCGGCCTACGGTCTCGCGCTGATCGCGGTCCTCGCCTACGCCGGGTCGCTGCTGCTGGACAGCAAGCGCCGCAAGGCCGCCGCGCTGCCCTCCCGGCCGCTCAGCGAGATCCTGCTGCGCACCGGCGTGGTCGCGGTGATCGCCTTCGTCGTCGCCTACGTCCTGAACGAGCCGGCCGGCGCCCGCGGTCTGCCGCTGGCCCTGGTGCTGTTCCTCGCGGTCCTGGTCATCGCCGACTTCGTGGTGCGCCGCACCCCCTACGGCCGGCAGATCTTCGCGGTCGGCGGCAACGCCGAGGCGGCGCGCCGGGCCGGTATCAATGTGAACAAGATCCGGATCAGCGTCTTCGCCATCTCGGGCATGCTCGCGGCCTTCGGCGGCCTCTTCATCGCCAGCCTCTCCGGTGGCGCCACCAAGAACCTGGGCTCCGGCAACACCCTGATGAACGTCATCGCGGCGGCCGTCATCGGCGGCACCAGCCTCTTCGGCGGCCGCGGCAAGATCTGGTCCGCGCTGCTGGGCATGCTGGTCATCCAGTCGATCCAGCAGGGCCTGAACCTGCTCGGCATGGCCAGCGAGATCCAGTACATGATCACCGGTGCGGTGCTGCTCGCCGCCGTGGTGATCGACTCGGTCTCCCGCCGGACGCAGAAGACAGCCGGACGTACCTGA
- a CDS encoding carbohydrate ABC transporter permease produces the protein MKHGKYRFIAGFLVLPLAIYAIFVISPFVQAIYYSFTDWTGLSPDMKMVGFDNYARLLKDDVFWSAVGNSVTLLLLLPVVTLSLGLFFAFMLNVGGRRRKKAVIGGVRGSGTYKILYFFPQVLSVPIVALLFQFAYNPESGALNAFFKAIGLDNVQPDWLGDPQIALWCVMAAMVWANVGFYVVLFSAGMSSIPKDFYEAALLDGANRFNTFFRITLPLLWDTVQTGWIYMGILALDVSAFAFVQIMSVGPGGPDYSTEVLPLYVYQKTFRDGQAGYATAIGVSLLIVTLVFSAVVMRLGRRERLEF, from the coding sequence ATGAAACACGGTAAGTACCGTTTCATCGCGGGGTTCTTGGTCCTCCCGCTGGCGATTTACGCGATCTTCGTGATCTCGCCGTTCGTGCAGGCCATCTACTACTCCTTCACGGACTGGACCGGACTGAGTCCGGACATGAAGATGGTCGGCTTCGACAACTATGCGCGCCTCTTGAAGGACGACGTCTTCTGGTCCGCCGTGGGCAACAGCGTGACGTTGTTGCTGCTCCTGCCGGTGGTGACGCTCTCCCTCGGGCTCTTCTTCGCCTTTATGCTCAACGTCGGTGGCCGCCGCCGGAAGAAGGCGGTCATCGGCGGTGTGCGCGGCTCGGGAACCTACAAGATCCTCTACTTCTTCCCGCAGGTGCTGTCGGTCCCGATCGTCGCGCTGCTGTTCCAGTTCGCCTACAACCCGGAGAGCGGCGCGCTCAACGCCTTCTTCAAGGCGATCGGGCTCGACAATGTGCAGCCGGACTGGCTGGGCGATCCGCAGATCGCGCTGTGGTGCGTCATGGCCGCGATGGTGTGGGCGAATGTCGGCTTCTACGTCGTGCTCTTCTCCGCCGGTATGAGCTCCATTCCGAAGGACTTCTACGAGGCCGCGTTGCTGGACGGCGCGAACCGTTTCAACACGTTCTTCCGGATCACCCTGCCGCTGTTGTGGGACACCGTCCAGACCGGCTGGATCTATATGGGCATCCTCGCCCTGGACGTCTCGGCCTTCGCCTTCGTGCAGATCATGAGTGTCGGTCCGGGCGGGCCCGACTATTCGACCGAGGTCCTTCCGCTGTACGTGTACCAGAAGACCTTCCGCGACGGTCAGGCCGGATACGCGACGGCCATCGGCGTTTCCCTGCTGATCGTGACCCTCGTCTTCTCGGCCGTCGTGATGCGGCTGGGACGACGCGAGCGACTGGAGTTCTGA
- a CDS encoding carbohydrate ABC transporter permease, whose product MSAQTDPADLPGVSKEQEPRPGTPRLPGQRGGAGRKGDARSGGGSGEGRVLNVFSHGVLVIWGLLVTMPLLWAVVSSFKDDTEIFGSPWGLPSVLHFDNWSRAWDKANMGQYFLNSLIVVGGSLIGTMLLGAMAAYVLARFDFPGNRFVYFLFVGGMGFPVILALVPLFFVMKNMALLDTYHGLILVYIAYSLPFTVFFLSGFFRTLPTSVAEAALIDGASHTRTFFQVMLPMAKPGLISVGIFNFLGQWNQYLLPTVLNVGDPNKKMLTQGLVALAVSQGYKGDWSGLFAGLTIAMLPVLAAYIIFQRQVVAGLTAGALK is encoded by the coding sequence ATGAGTGCGCAGACGGACCCCGCGGACCTCCCCGGTGTGTCGAAAGAGCAGGAGCCGCGACCGGGCACCCCGCGACTCCCCGGGCAGCGCGGCGGCGCGGGCCGCAAGGGCGACGCCCGCTCCGGCGGCGGAAGCGGCGAGGGCCGGGTCCTCAACGTCTTCTCGCACGGCGTACTGGTGATCTGGGGCCTGCTGGTCACCATGCCGCTGCTCTGGGCGGTGGTGAGCTCCTTCAAGGACGACACCGAGATCTTCGGCTCGCCCTGGGGACTGCCCTCGGTCCTGCACTTCGACAACTGGTCACGCGCCTGGGACAAGGCGAACATGGGCCAGTACTTCCTCAACTCGCTGATCGTCGTGGGCGGTTCACTGATCGGCACGATGCTGCTGGGGGCGATGGCGGCGTATGTGCTGGCCCGCTTCGACTTCCCGGGCAACCGCTTCGTGTACTTCCTGTTCGTGGGCGGGATGGGCTTCCCGGTCATCCTGGCGCTGGTCCCGCTGTTCTTCGTCATGAAGAACATGGCGCTGCTGGACACCTACCACGGCCTGATCCTGGTCTACATCGCCTACTCGCTGCCGTTCACGGTCTTCTTCCTCAGCGGATTCTTCCGCACGCTGCCCACCTCGGTGGCCGAGGCGGCGCTCATCGACGGCGCCTCGCACACCCGCACCTTCTTCCAGGTGATGCTGCCGATGGCCAAGCCCGGCCTGATCAGTGTCGGCATCTTCAACTTCCTCGGGCAGTGGAACCAGTACCTGCTGCCGACGGTGCTCAACGTCGGGGACCCGAACAAGAAGATGTTGACCCAGGGGCTGGTGGCGCTGGCGGTGAGCCAGGGCTACAAGGGGGACTGGTCCGGTCTGTTCGCGGGGCTGACGATCGCGATGCTGCCGGTGCTCGCCGCGTACATCATCTTCCAGCGGCAGGTGGTGGCCGGGCTGACCGCGGGGGCACTCAAGTAG
- a CDS encoding ATP-binding cassette domain-containing protein, with amino-acid sequence MIHVSATPVLALRGVSKRFGAVQALTDVTLEIHPGEVVALVGDNGAGKSTLVKTISGVHPVDDGAIEWEGVAVRINKPHDAQELGVATVYQDLALCDNLDVVANLFLGNEIRTAGVLDEIAMEKRARELLDTLSIRIPSVRIPVAALSGGQRQVVAIARALIGDPKVVILDEPTAALGVEQTAQVLDLVERLRERELGVILISHNMADVQAVADRVAVLRLGRNNGVFDVEGTSHEEVVAAITGASDNAVTRRKARTDQVKKEAGA; translated from the coding sequence ATGATTCACGTGTCCGCTACGCCTGTGCTGGCGTTGCGCGGAGTCTCCAAGCGGTTCGGCGCCGTCCAAGCACTCACGGACGTCACCCTGGAGATCCACCCCGGTGAGGTGGTCGCCCTCGTCGGCGACAACGGCGCCGGCAAGTCCACGCTCGTCAAGACCATCTCGGGCGTCCACCCGGTCGACGACGGCGCCATCGAATGGGAAGGCGTGGCGGTACGCATCAACAAGCCGCACGACGCCCAGGAACTCGGCGTCGCCACCGTCTACCAGGACCTCGCGCTCTGCGACAACCTCGACGTCGTCGCCAATCTCTTCCTCGGCAACGAGATCCGCACCGCGGGCGTCCTCGACGAGATCGCGATGGAGAAGCGCGCCAGGGAGCTGCTGGACACCCTGTCCATCCGCATCCCGAGCGTCCGCATCCCCGTCGCCGCGCTCTCCGGAGGCCAGCGGCAGGTCGTCGCGATCGCCCGTGCGCTGATCGGCGACCCCAAGGTCGTCATCCTCGACGAGCCCACCGCCGCCCTCGGCGTCGAGCAGACCGCCCAGGTCCTCGACCTCGTCGAGCGGCTGCGCGAGCGCGAGCTCGGCGTCATCCTCATCAGCCACAACATGGCCGATGTGCAGGCCGTCGCGGACCGTGTCGCGGTGCTGCGGCTGGGCCGCAACAACGGTGTCTTCGATGTCGAGGGCACCTCCCACGAAGAGGTCGTCGCCGCCATCACCGGCGCCTCGGACAACGCCGTGACCCGCCGTAAGGCGCGTACGGACCAGGTGAAGAAGGAGGCCGGCGCATGA
- a CDS encoding ROK family transcriptional regulator: METPGSQSSLHRANLERVVRAVRMAGSLTQAEIARSTGLSAATVSNIVRELKDGGTVEVTPTSAGGRRARSVSLSGDAGIVVGVDFGHSHLRVAVGNLAHQVLAEESEPIDVDASAAEGFDRAEELVNRLITATGLDTGKVIGVGLGVPGPIDVESGTLGSTAILPGWSGTNPSQELSGRLGVPVYVDNDANLGALGELVWGGGRGAADLAYIKVASGVGAGLVISGQIYRGPGGTAGEIGHITLDESGPVCRCGNRGCLETFTAARYVLPLLQPSHGPDLTMARVVQLAREGDPGCRRVIADVGRHIGSGVANLCNLLNPSRVVLGGDLAEAGELVLAPIRESVSRYAIPSAARQLGIVPGTLGGRAEVLGALALVLSEMGDSTLLDGARSADAPALA; this comes from the coding sequence ATGGAGACTCCTGGGTCGCAGTCCTCGCTGCACCGGGCCAATCTGGAGCGGGTCGTACGTGCGGTGCGTATGGCGGGCTCACTCACGCAGGCGGAGATCGCCCGGAGCACGGGGCTGTCCGCGGCCACCGTCTCCAACATCGTTCGCGAGTTGAAGGACGGCGGGACCGTTGAGGTGACCCCGACCTCGGCGGGCGGGCGGCGGGCGCGCAGCGTCTCCCTCTCCGGGGACGCGGGCATCGTCGTAGGGGTCGATTTCGGGCATTCCCATCTGCGGGTGGCGGTCGGCAACCTCGCCCACCAGGTGCTCGCCGAGGAGTCCGAGCCGATCGATGTGGACGCCTCCGCCGCGGAGGGCTTCGACCGGGCGGAAGAGCTGGTCAACCGGCTGATCACGGCCACCGGGCTGGACACGGGCAAGGTCATCGGCGTCGGCCTGGGCGTACCGGGACCCATCGACGTCGAGTCCGGGACGCTGGGCTCGACGGCGATCCTGCCGGGCTGGTCGGGGACCAACCCCAGCCAGGAGCTGTCCGGGCGCCTCGGCGTGCCCGTCTACGTCGACAACGACGCCAACCTCGGCGCGCTGGGCGAGCTGGTGTGGGGCGGTGGCCGGGGTGCCGCCGACCTGGCGTACATCAAGGTCGCCAGCGGTGTCGGGGCCGGCCTGGTGATCAGCGGGCAGATCTACCGGGGGCCGGGCGGCACGGCGGGCGAGATCGGGCACATCACCCTGGACGAGTCCGGTCCGGTGTGCCGCTGCGGCAACCGCGGCTGCCTGGAGACCTTCACCGCGGCCCGCTACGTCCTCCCACTGCTGCAGCCGAGCCACGGCCCCGATCTGACCATGGCGCGGGTGGTGCAGCTGGCCCGCGAGGGCGACCCGGGCTGCCGGCGGGTGATTGCGGACGTGGGCCGTCATATCGGCAGCGGTGTGGCGAATCTGTGCAATCTGCTCAATCCGAGCAGGGTGGTGCTCGGTGGTGATCTTGCCGAGGCCGGTGAGCTGGTCCTGGCGCCGATCCGTGAATCGGTGTCGCGGTACGCGATTCCCAGTGCGGCACGGCAGTTGGGGATCGTCCCCGGCACGCTCGGGGGGCGTGCGGAGGTGCTGGGGGCGCTGGCGCTGGTGCTGAGCGAGATGGGCGATTCGACCCTGCTCGACGGTGCGCGATCCGCGGACGCGCCGGCCCTAGCGTGA
- a CDS encoding substrate-binding domain-containing protein translates to MNVWTRRVVIGTAAVSMALSVAACGKAGDGAKSGGGDNKTIGLLLPENKTTRYETFDRPLIESKIKALCSDCKVRYNNASQDTENQKKQFDALITQGVKVIILDSVDFKATKSWVNQAAKKGVKVVAYDRLAEGKLSAYVSYDNEKIGRLQGQALVKALGDKAKDSKVVMINGSPTDPNMPFFKKGAHSVLDKQVKKIAYEQDIPDWSSDEANRKMGAALDSLGKDGFQGVYSGNDGMAGGIITALKQKGVKVPVGGQDAELAGLQRILKGDQAFTIYKQIKPQADSTAEIAVKLLKGGKIDSLTDTKVDSLSGEVKGIPAKLYDAQIVTKDNIASTIIKDKVYKASQICTGDVKKACEAAGIK, encoded by the coding sequence ATGAACGTTTGGACGCGTCGCGTCGTCATAGGCACCGCCGCCGTTTCGATGGCGCTCTCCGTGGCCGCGTGCGGCAAGGCCGGCGACGGCGCCAAGTCGGGCGGCGGCGACAACAAGACGATCGGCCTGCTGCTGCCGGAGAACAAGACCACCCGGTACGAGACCTTCGACCGCCCGCTCATCGAGTCGAAGATCAAGGCGCTCTGCAGCGACTGCAAGGTGCGGTACAACAACGCCTCGCAGGACACCGAGAACCAGAAGAAGCAGTTCGACGCGCTGATCACCCAGGGCGTGAAGGTGATCATTCTGGACTCCGTCGACTTCAAGGCGACCAAGTCCTGGGTGAACCAGGCCGCCAAGAAGGGCGTCAAGGTCGTCGCCTACGACCGGCTGGCCGAGGGCAAGCTCTCCGCGTATGTGTCCTACGACAACGAGAAGATCGGCCGCCTGCAGGGCCAGGCGCTGGTCAAGGCGCTCGGCGACAAGGCCAAGGACAGCAAGGTCGTCATGATCAACGGCTCGCCGACCGACCCGAACATGCCGTTCTTCAAGAAGGGCGCCCACAGCGTCCTCGACAAGCAGGTCAAGAAGATCGCGTACGAGCAGGACATCCCGGACTGGTCGTCGGACGAGGCCAACAGGAAGATGGGCGCCGCCCTCGACTCGCTCGGCAAGGACGGCTTCCAGGGCGTCTACTCCGGCAACGACGGCATGGCCGGCGGCATCATCACCGCCCTCAAGCAGAAGGGCGTCAAGGTCCCGGTCGGCGGCCAGGACGCCGAGCTCGCCGGTCTGCAGCGGATCCTCAAGGGCGACCAGGCCTTCACGATCTACAAGCAGATCAAGCCGCAGGCCGACTCCACCGCCGAGATCGCCGTCAAGCTGCTCAAGGGCGGGAAGATCGACTCCCTGACGGACACCAAGGTCGACAGCCTCAGCGGCGAGGTCAAGGGCATCCCGGCCAAGCTCTACGACGCGCAGATCGTGACCAAGGACAACATCGCCTCCACGATCATCAAGGACAAGGTCTACAAGGCGAGCCAGATCTGCACCGGCGACGTCAAGAAGGCCTGCGAGGCGGCCGGCATCAAGTAG